From the Manis pentadactyla isolate mManPen7 chromosome 15, mManPen7.hap1, whole genome shotgun sequence genome, the window cttttctttcttgaggCATTTTCACAAACTGTGACTTCAGTTGGAATATTTTTTCTTAGTACATTTGAAAATGTAGTAAAAGCAAATTCATTTAAGTGTATCttgatttcctatttttaaagctAGAGATGACAACTAGTCAAACGATGGAAGGTTAAACATACCGAAGTGTGACATCATCCCTAATCTGTAATTTATTATATCTGCaaggccaaaaaataaaataggttaTCAAAGCTCATTGAACTTTTGgattaatggtaaaaaaaaagttaaaacattcTACTTAGCGTGTGAATTATTCCTGATAATAATCAAGAAGATCATTCTAAGGAATGGTGAaatcatttatatatgtattcctATATTATATACATGCTATATGAatattgtatatatgtgtgtatacatgcataAAACATACATGTAGCATGATATAGATTATATATGCGTGTTATATATTAtaatgcacatacacatatatgttctTAGATATTTCCACATAAATACCAAATTACAGGGGTTTTTAGCAAATAGTATTAATTCTTAACATTTTGGAAATGattttgtgtatataaatattttactttcaaaaACACAATGCAGTTAAATAGCTAATGATCATAAACCTGGTGTCCCTCTTAATCCTGAAATATGTTCAGTTATTGTTAGGATTGAGTAGTTTCTCAAGCAAATTTAAGACATGATCAACATAAATTACTCTTAGATTTCTTCTTATCTCAGGCACAAAATTATAACAGTGTTATCAATAGTCCCCAGAGATGCCACAAAGATGTTTATACATTTCTAAGTAATCAAGatttgaatacatttttaatagaTATGTAGATCAGAAACTATTATACCATAAAATGATAAAAGACAACAATGGCATTTTGAAATTTTGTGAATACATCTCTAAATTTTCAAAAAGCTGTGCCTTGGACATAAGGCATTTTGTGCTTTTTACTAAAGATATGATGTTTATCTGAATTATTTTGTAGAGGAAAATGGTGataatcttaagagaaattaactaTATGTcatgaaaataattgaaaagcaTTAATACTGATTGGTCTTATTTTTTGTTAGTTTATCAAGGTAAAGTGTCAATTCAGACCACATTAGATTAGGACCCTAAGAATGTTGTAAAGACTATTGTTCTACTGCCTTTTATGGCACAAAAGGGCTAAATCTTAGCATCCAGaagaaatattttccctttggcGCTAGGGATGTGATGAAAAGCCCGTAAGTGCTACACCCATCCATCCCTTCCTTTATTATTTAAAGGAATGATacttatttcctttattatttactatttataaaaatgtggATCATTCTTTGTGTGCTTCTTCCAGATATGTTGCTACCCATGCAGAATATGCTCTTTGGACAGAACAGTTTTATTTACTATGCTTGAAAAATTCCAGGAAGAAAGATGGGATGTCCTTTCAACACAAGGAGTCTAGTTCTAAACCTTGGAGGCAGACTGTTCAGAGGAATTACAGATTTTTGCATGATAGCATtgtaagaatagaaaaacaagttaatcaatcatAAACACCGGAATAAGGCGgaaccgccctgacaattgaagaatggtcttatcctgcctaaccccaaGATCTATatccgccctgacaattgaagaatggtcttatccagcctaaccccaggatgtatgttttgcaagaataatgtatagctgtgggaaattactatgagttaagtgctttgaaaatgctatataaacccttagttctaagtgctcggggtccttgttgaaacccgttGTGTCGGGcggacacttggaccccagctagctggagtaacaataaacctcttgcttgttgcatcgatccgCCGTGGCCtccgtctcctcactggggggaaagcgcagaccggaataaggccgttgggtcttacagcaTCTCGGCTACTTTTGTCCttggcaaaaaataaatttaaaaaatttttattggatATTGGGAAATGTTGagcagagggcaggtgggaaagCTACACAATTCTCCAGCTCTTCCTTGGACTGGATCATGAGTTTTCTTTGCTTTATGTGAGGTGAAATTTCCAGAACATTAGACCCATCTATGTTCAGATGGAGCAGATTAAAAgggcaaataatttttttcccaatgATTGTATATTTCTGAAGAAAACTTTGAACATCCCAGTTATATCAGAGAAGCCTTTGTTGTTTAATGGACTTAACTCAATGGATTCTCCAGAAAATGAAACTGTTGATAGCAGTTTTCCTCATGAAGAGGAGCCAGTAGCAGCTAAGGAAAGCCTCTCTCCTCCCAGTCCTCCAGAGGCCACTGTTCAGCCTGTACACCCTGAGGAAGTGTCAGCCAAAGATTTCCTGCAGGGACTAGACTTGCAGATTAAGTTGTCAACACAGGCAGCCaagaaactaaaagaagaaaGCAGAGATGAAGAAAGTCTCTATGCAACTTCCCTCTATCAGAGTTAGATGACCGGGGGCATAATCTAGCCTGGATTAAGAGATGGTTGGAGCATAAAGAAACCAACAACTGGGGATTCCAAAGCATCCTTTTTGGATCCTCACAGTGCACCTCTTTAAGACACAATTAAGTAGGTCTGCCTCCTGCAGCGGCAGGAAGTAATTAGTCCCCTTTGGCTCTTATCATTTTAAGTCTTTATGATGGCATGAAAGAATTGTATCCTAAGACTCATTACTTTTATAGGTGGTGGTATTTTTTAGACTAGCTTTTGTAAATACTAGTTGAATAAAGCATCAAAGACTATATATGTATTCTAGCTAAAAACAATGTTTAGCGCCTGAGAAATCCTAATTGCGTGGACAACATGGTTGCTGTTTAAGTAATGCTGATTTTGCTATGTGTTTATACTTcagtgctatatatatatatatatatatttcaatatgtaTTACGTATTATGTATTTATCTAATATAAAGAACCAAATTTTGACTGCTATtttgtaaaaaatacaaaagtctgaatgagaaaataaaatgttttcataaataaataaataaaaggcatctattgGAAAAGAGACCGAAAATGTTGCTTCCCACAAATACGATTTTCTACACAGAAATTCTAAGGAACTACCACCAAATTATTGTAATCAAAAGTTAATACTATTGGTGCATTTAACAGTTCATTTGAAAGAGAGCCATGTCTGCAAATCACAAAGAAATGTTATAAGAAAAGGATTACAATTATCTATCTCATCCTGTTAAGAAACAAATCTATGCATATCCTTTGTAGAGTATGTACTGTGTATCAGTTATCAGGATAAATATTGGAAGTTCAAAGTAAAAGGATGATCATGGCACTCATTCCTTGTGGAATTGTGTTTAAAACAGAATTGGTTAGCAAATTAACAGTGTTGGAGTTGAGAAATCAGAATTTGCTAGAGGGAGAGTAATCCCAGTTTACTGTTTTTGCTGGCATAATTATAATAGCACCTCCTTGTACCCTCAGGTATGTCCAGATTTGGAAGATAAATTATATAGTCCTCATAATTATGGGAGCACCCTATTAGTCATATGTAAGTGGGATTTATATGCTAAATATATAACCTTAATTTAGAGTTTTCAAAAAAGATATCATTTAGGAAGTGGCATAATGCCTGGCTGGACCTGAGTTACAATTCAGATTTATTCAAGAGAAATTAGAATAGAGATGTGCATCGCACAGGCGCAACAATATATCAATACCCAGACAAAGTGGAGAACATACATTGgataattgtaaaaaaaaaaaaaaatctgaataactGAAGCCCAGAGTACAGAGACTATGCAAGAGATGAAGATGGAAGTTTTAACGGGTGAGGTTGGATCAGTAAGGGAGAGCCGGACGGTTGATGGCCCAGCAAGCCAGGTTAAGGAGGACCAGGAAGCCATTAAAGACGCTGCGCGTATTTGTGAAGGTCGTGAGCAGAAGAGCACAAATGTGACTGTATATTGGACTGACTTCAAAATCCATGCTCTTCCTTGTATGTATGCCTGGAATTTGGGGGGAAACTAACATTTATGGAGTGTAtagaggaagagaggagaaagatCAGAAGGGAATGATGTCATGCAAACTGAGGGCTGAAAAGCTTTAAAAGGTAAAATGTTCAACAGCATCATGTATGATTgctagtatatatacatatatatgattgcTATATCTATATGGTTTGGATATAGCATATGGTAAGTGGACATGAAATTACTATTTGTGCTAGTTAGgagtgaaaataaaatcaaaattatgGATGACTCATGCATCTCTCAATTCTTTGCATCTGTAATTACTTTTCAAGTAATTTTCCATTCATCTTTCTTAAAAGTTCAAAAAAGAGATAAGCAATAATACTGTTGCTGTTTGCTTAATGAAAATTTTGTATAATTTTCATTATACAAAATTGTGTGAGAATAGTAAGCAAACAGCAACAGTATTATTCCTCATTTACCATACTCTCTAAAATTAGAGGTTCACAAACCTTTTTGACTTCTGCGATGTTTGTTATTTCAGGAAGATTTTTCAGAGGTACTTGATGACCATCTACCTGAATTATCAGGTGGTcttgatttatttgtttttctccctcttcaATGTAAACAATTAGAATTGAAGTGTCATTTGGTGAGACACCAAATTTTTTCAATGCCTCTGAAATCTAAGTTAAAAAAGAACACAATAAACAAGTAGTTTCTATATCTGAAACATCTCCCCATCTGCCTTCTTCTCTGGTCAGGCTCTTATATTTCATATTCTAGTGGTCTCTCTGCCTGCAGCTTTTCCCTTCGAGAATCCCTTCCTAACACCCAGCAGCTGTGCCCAGGGGCGCTGTCTGCTCAGAGCTGCTCTTCCTGCTCAGGCTGTCAGGCCCAGACTTCTCGGCACCACACACGGACACCCTCCCTCTGGCCCCAAGCGACCCTCTGGCCAAGCATGCCTGCTTTCTGACCATTTGAGGAGCCCATCATTTCATACTTTTTTGCCTGGTCTCACATTTGTCCTCTGCCTGGAGTGCCACATCCTTCAAGGTCCAGTTCAAATGTCACTCCCCACTGTGCTCTCTTCCTTACAGAATGAATTGCTTCTTTGCTGTTCCCATAAATTGAGTTACTGTTCCCATTTTTTCAAGTGAATTTCTGTCTTCATCATCTGCCTTCCTCAGGAACATCCTTTCTGCTGCCCGTAGAACTGGAACTGGGACAGGGACAAACCCAATGGTTATTTACTGAATGGCCAAGTTTCTTgaattatttgaagtgatctcAAAGAAACAATAATTACTTGGTAATTTGTACCCCAGGTAGTGGGGAATTCCATTACCATGCATTTTATAAACTTCACAGACATCTGTATTTTAAACCATGCCACAGGCTTTCTAATTTTCCTCTTGATGATAATAGTACCTTGTTGTATCATGAATAGTAGCACTAGCACTAAAACTTTGACAGTGaaatttcagattttcttttaaatgtgccACAGGTAGAATGTCTTCAGTTCAGTAACTTTGATTACTAACAGTATCTCAAACCACAAACTCTTCCTATGCATTAGGCCTGTAAGAGAGCATGTGTTACCCTGCTGACCTACCTCCTTTATGTAGCTGATGAAAAGTGGAAGCCTTTCCCACCCGACGCACTTCCTCTATAATAAAAGAGCAAGCACCCAAAAAAAGTCTGTGGGAAGGAAAACTCTAGGTAGCAGACCCTCTGAGGCTAATGGGTTCACATGAAAGATCTCTCAGCCATGCTGCTCTAGGTCAGCTGACAAATCTTCATGTTTTCTCTTATGCAGGAGGAACTGGCACATGTCAGTTGGCCACATGTCCCTAGGCTCTGTCTTActctcctgcccctcccaccGACACTGTCATTACTTGAAGCTTCCACTTGTCCTACGGCTGCCAGTTGTGGCAAGTTCTTGAACGTgtgttagggttctccagagaaacaaaaccaacagCATATGTACAGATATATAGgtacagatatatagatatgtaAGAGGAGATTTATTATGGGAGTTGATTCATGTGATAATAGAAGCTGAGAAGTCCTTTGATAGGCTGGCCACAAGCTGGAGAACCAGAAAAGCTGGGGGTTCAGTCTAAGTCCAGAGGCCTGAGAACCCGAGGCCACTGGTGTGATCCCCAGAGTCAGGCC encodes:
- the LOC130681157 gene encoding lysM and putative peptidoglycan-binding domain-containing protein 2-like; translated protein: MEQIKRANNFFPNDCIFLKKTLNIPVISEKPLLFNGLNSMDSPENETVDSSFPHEEEPVAAKESLSPPSPPEATVQPVHPEEVSAKDFLQGLDLQIKLSTQAAKKLKEESRDEESLYATSLYQS